In a genomic window of Primulina huaijiensis isolate GDHJ02 chromosome 10, ASM1229523v2, whole genome shotgun sequence:
- the LOC140985837 gene encoding uncharacterized protein, which produces MSGDGSSHGSVGHGRYGDDEAGREHLRRDRDGRRHRDHDERRRRNRVNIMDFMKIGPPPLTGDENADVAEAWVDIMEQCFRVLHYDEDEKMEVADFMIQGKARKWWKPVSAILVQQHGRIRWEHFRQAFINHHFPPALRQAKEMELLTIKQGDLSIEDYQKRFTDLLPYAPHISENSAAKYSHFLNGLNQEIFDRVSVCDDPTSYEGLVNRCRQAEISIARRKAMQASKSSSSLGPRGQSFKKSASSSSGSGWLYSFGRKKLQCGHCGGNHQTENCRKLTGACFNCGGFGHMKRDCPNLENQSVGGGSMAGSYSGKQSEATVQQKSFPAQGSRRCGISQGAQQRPRVQGQVFALNQEQAEEQNERVIAGNFILCGIPAYVLIDTGASLPFIASMFVKKHKLPYMSLDVLMSVSTPMGQEVLAKRLVVDCLLEFEEKYLSANLMILAMEDFDCIMGIDLLTKYRATVDCYQRLVQFRPEGNENWFFFGEGARPPMPVVSAIKAQRALAKGGEGYLIYAVDVSKDVIDVKNIPVVDEFPDVFPDFLRRGKWKQR; this is translated from the coding sequence ATGTCAGGAGATGGAAGCAGTCACGGAAGTGTGGGACATGGTCGTTATGGCGACGATGAGGCTGGCCGAGAACATCTTCGTAGAGATCGTGACGGAAGGCGTCACCgagatcatgatgaaaggagacgtaggaaccgtgtcaacattatggatttcatgaagATTGGACCTCCACCGTTGACTGGAGATGAGAATGCTGATGTTGCTGAAGCTTGGGTCGATATCATGGAGCAGTGTTTTCGAGTGCTGCACTATGACGAAGACGAGAAGATGGAGGTAGCTGATTTCATGATCCAAGGAAAAGCTCGGAAATGGTGGAAACCTGTTTCTGCCATTCTAGTACAACAGCATGGGCGGATTCGTTGGGAACATTTCCGTCAGGCcttcatcaatcatcactttCCGCCAGCTCTTCGTCAAGCGAAGGAGATGGAACTGTTGACCATTAAGCAAGGAGATTTGAGCATTGAGGATTACCAAAAGCGTTTTACGGATCTGTTGCCGTACGCTCCTCACATCAGTGAGAATTCTGCAGCCAAATATTCTCACTttttgaatggtttgaaccaggaGATTTTTGATCGGGTTTCAGTCTGTGACGATCCTACTTCGTACGAAGGATTAGTGAATCGTTGTCGTCAAGCAGAGATCAGTATTGCTAGGAGGAAGGCTATGCAAGCTAGCAAAAGTTCTAGTTCGTTGGGACCGAGGGGTCAGTCTTTCAAGAAGTCTGCATCTTCTTCTTCCGGTTCTGGATGGCTGTACAGCTTTGGTAGGAAAAAGCTGCAATGTGGCCACTGTGGAGGAAATCACCAGACGGAAAATTGTCGAAAATTAACAGGTGCTTGTTTCAACTGTGGTGGTTTTGGTCACATGAAGAGGGATTGCCCTAATTTGGAGAATCAGAGTGTAGGCGGAGGTTCTATGGCAGGGTCTTACAGTGGAAAACAGTCTGAGGCCACTGTGCAACAGAAAAGTTTTCCTGCTCAAGGTTCTCGTCGTTGTGGAATATCACAAGGAGCTCAGCAACGTCCACGAGTTCAAGGGCAAGTGTTTGCCCTAaaccaagaacaagctgaggagcaaaacgagagagtcattgcaggtaattttatcttatgtggtattcctgcatatgtattaattgacacTGGGGCATCGCTTCCATTCATAGCAtcaatgtttgttaagaagcataaactacCCTACATGTCATTAGATGTTTTGATGTCGGTGTCTACACCGATGGGACAAGAGGTTTTAGCTAAGCGACTTGTAGTAGACTGTTTGTTAGAGTTTGAGGAAAAATACTTGTCTGCCAATCTGATGATATTGGCTATGGAAGATTTCGATTGTATTATGGGAATCGACCTATTGACTAAGTATAGAGCGACGGTAGATTGTTATCAACGTCTCGTTCAGTTTCGTCCAGAAGGAAACGAGAATTGGTTTTTCTTTGGCGAGGGAGCTCGACCTCCAATGCCAGTAGTGTCTGCTATAAAGGCACAACGGGCTTTAGCGAAAGGAGGAGAAGGATACCTCATTTATGCTGTTGACGTATCGAAGGATGTGATCGACGTGAAGAACATTCCAGTTGTCGATGAATTTCCTGATGTTTTCCCCGATTTCCTCCGGAGAGGGAAGTGGAAGCAGAGATAG
- the LOC140986226 gene encoding ABC transporter F family member 1-like, whose translation MVSDASKKKAAQKKAAAAAKRGGKAAAAPSKAEASVDNGSNGESLANGVDALQISDRTCTGVICSHPLSRDIRIESLSLTFHGHDLIVDSELELNYGRRYGLLGLNGCGKSTLLSAIGCRELPIPEHMDIFHLSREIEASDMSSLEAVINCDEERLRLEKEAEALAGQEDGGGEQLDRIYERLEALDASTAEKRAAEILFGLGFNKKMQEKKTRDFSGGWRMRIALARALFMMPTILLLDEPTNHLDLEACVWLEETLKKFDRILVVVSHSQDFLNGVCTNIIHMQSKKLKLYTGNYDQYVQTRSELEENQMKQYKWEQEQISSMKEYIARFGHGSAKLARQAQSKEKTLAKMERGGLTEKVARDKLLVFRFTDVGKLPPPVLQFVEVTFGYSPDNLIYKNIDFGVDLDSRVALVGPNGAGKSTLLKLMTGDLVPQDGMVRRHNHLKIAQYHQHLTEKLDMEMSALLFMMREYPGNEEERMRAAVGRFGLTGKAQIMPMKNLSDGQKSRVIFAWLAWRQPHMLLLDEPTNHLDIETIDSLAEALNEWDGGMVLVSHDFRLINQVAHEIWVCENQTVTRWEGDIIQFKEHLKKKAGLSD comes from the exons ATGGTGTCGGATGCGAGCAAGAAGAAGGCGGCTCAGAAGAAAGCTGCGGCCGCCGCCAAGAGAGGAGGTAAGGCAGCGGCTGCCCCATCTAAGGCGGAAGCTTCGGTTGATAATGGAAGCAACGGCGAAAGTTTGGCTAATGGTGTTGATGCTCTTCAGATTTCTGATCGGACGTGTACTGGAGTTATTTGCTCGCATCCGTTGTCAAGAGATATTCGT ATAGAGTCTCTGTCACTCACTTTTCACGGGCATGATCTCATAGTTGATTCTGAGTTGGAACTGAATTATGGAAG ACGTTATGGTCTCCTTGGGCTAAATGGATGTGGAAAGTCTACTCTTCTTTCTGCAATAGGTTGTCGAGAGCTTCCCATTCCAGAACACATGGATATTTTTCACCTTAGCAGAGAGATTGAAGCTTCTGATATGTCTTCACTCGAGGCTGTTATAAACTGCGATGAAGAGAGGTTAAGATTGGAGAAAGAGGCTGAAGCATTGGCTGGTCAG GAGGATGGTGGTGGAGAACAACTTGATCGCATATATGAACGTTTGGAAGCGCTCGATGCATCAACTGCTGAGAAGCGTGCTGCTGAGATTTTGTTTGGCCTTGGTTTCAACAAGAAGatgcaagaaaagaaaacacgCGACTTCTCTGGTGGTTGGAGGATGAGGATTGCTCTAGCACGAGCTCTTTTCATGATGCCCACCATACTATTGCTTGATGAACCAACAAATCATCTTG ACCTAGAGGCTTGTGTTTGGTTGGAAGAGACGTTGAAGAAGTTTGATCGAATTCTGGTCGTGGTCTCGCATTCCCAGGATTTTCTGAATGGAGTCTGCACCAACATCATCCATATGCAGAGTAAGAAATTGAAGCTCTACACTGGTAATTATGATCAATATGTTCAGACCCGTTCTGAACTTGAAGAAAACCAGATGAAACAATATAAATGGGAGCAGGAACAGATATCTTCTATGAAGGAATACATTGCACGCTTTGGACATGGCTCGGCTAAACTTGCACGTCAGGCTCAGAGCAAGGAGAAAACTCTGGCAAAGATGGAGCGAGGTGGACTCACCGAGAAGGTAGCCAGGGACAAACTTCTGGTGTTCAGATTTACTGACGTGGGAAAGCTGCCTCCTCCTGTTCTACAATTCGTGGAAGTTACATTTGGCTACAGCCCTGATAATCTTATTTACAAGAACATAGATTTCGGAGTAGACCTTGATTCAAGAGTAGCACTGGTGGGACCCAATGGGGCTGGAAAGAGTACCCTGCTGAAGTTGATGACAGGTGATTTAGTTCCTCAGGATGGCATGGTTCGGCGCCacaatcatttgaaaattgccCAGTACCATCAACATTTAACTGAGAAGCTCGACATGGAAATGTCTGCTCTCCTGTTTATGATGAGAGAGTACCCTGGAAACGAGGAGGAGAGGATGAGGGCTGCAGTGGGGAGATTTGGTCTTACAGGTAAAGCTCAAATTATGCCTATGAAAAACTTGTCTGATGGACAAAAAAGTCGTGTGATCTTTGCGTGGCTAGCTTGGAGACAACCACATATGTTGTTGTTGGATGAGCCGACTAACCATTTAGATATCGAGACTATTGATTCGCTAGCTGAGGCATTAAATGAATGGGACGGTGGTATGGTTCTTGTAAGCCATGATTTTAGGCTTATAAACCAGGTGGCTCATGAGATTTGGGTGTGTGAGAACCAGACTGTGACTCGGTGGGAGGGTGACATCATACAATTTAAGGAGCACTTGAAGAAAAAGGCGGGATTGTCTGACTGA